The genome window GACGGTACCCGATCGAGAAGCTTCTCCCTTGCTCGCCGGCCAAGCCGGTCATAACTCCGACTAGTCGAAGAAAAGTCGGCGCTCTGTTGGACATGCCGATCAGGAGTAGTGGAAAAGGATCGAGGCAAGACAGACGATGTATGCTGGCAGGTGCAAAGTGAAGAACGATGCTTCTGGACATTACAAATGCGGTCAGAGACGCTTGAATTATCGAGTCGTTGTAGGATTCGGTACCTTGAGGAAAGATGAATTGACCGTCCGCGGCCAACCGGTATGAAGGCTCATGTTTCGTTCCTGTCAAAGACCCACGAGAACGAGACCAGAAAGGGATGCatggaagaaaaaagaatAAAGGTGctcaaaaaaaaattcaATATGAGTTATATGTAGCGGTCAACCCAGAAGCCAGAAAAAGGGCGACAGGCTTAGAAGCCACCTAACAAGTGAAGGAGCCCAAAGAAAATATTGTGATATGAGTCGATGCGGGATTTAGTGTTCTCGACTCCGGAGTATGACGCACTCCGCTGTCGGTCGGCTGTTACGTTCATTACGATACTCTTTCGATGGGATTTCGAATCATTACCGGTTACATGGGCGATCGCCTCATTCTCATTACTCATTTGTGAGATGTCCAGTCGGAATGGTGGACAGTCGCTCATAGTATCGAGTGTTACTACTGGTATGGCCGACGCTATAACCGAGTTACAGTTCGGAGGATGTGTGCGCAATTCAATATGAAGTGCTCGATAATACCCCTCGAGTCCATAGTACGTGAGTAAATCCGCTCCGATAGTTTCCCTCGGCTTTATCACTGGTCAAGGCTGGTATCACTGCTTGGTAGCTGAATGCTAGATGAAAAGAGGGGCCGTTAGGAGCTACTTGGGACATGGTCGATAGTCACGTTACTTGGAATGTCTGGAGAAATCCTGAAAATTCTGTCCTGAAGAATGCTCGATGGACGTGCCACTATTTAAGTTAGGTAGCACTGCATTACTAGAAGAGTTACTACTACTGCTACTGTGCTACTAACAGAGTTTTCCCCTGGTGGCAACCGCATAGTCTGCAGATTGTGTGAGATAACTAGCACAATCAATCAGATCTCCTCTCGAGTTGCATGATGCAGGTCCCTTATCATTATCCTGGTCAATACGCGACTGAAGAATTACGGAGTGTGGATATAGATCGAGTAATCACATAGATAGAATGCCATCAAATCTTCAGATCAAACCTACTTACTTATGTGAAGAGTCTAATTTTGATCCATTCCACTAATGTTCTCTCATATCACCCGCATTGAGCTGCTCCACAAGTCCACTCACTCACTTTTTCTAGGCTTTCCCGCCGAACCGGAAACCCCTCTAATTTTCAGCCCTTCCCCGTCATCTCCGCCATCGCTGTTACTACGGTCTACCTAGGTACCCGTGCGCCAGTCTCACATCCTGAGTCCTGGTATTCTTaccatcttttctttccgcGAGTCTAGTTGGGCGTTATCGGATATTTCCAACGGATCAAGAGAAACTGAAACTCCCTTGGCCATGGCGGAACCCACCCATCAGACTGAAGCCAAGAAAACCATGACCGGATTCAAGCCCTTGTCCAACGCCGAAGACTATTCCCTGCCTGCTACAGCCAGCGATTTGTCTCCACGGGCAGAGGCTGCCGTGGCGAATGGTCTTTCCTTGGAGACTGCCGACGAAGACCATGAGGAGGTGGACGAAGACTATGTCGCAGTCGACCCTGACGAGATTAGTGACTTCTCATATTGGCTCCGGCGCCCGCCTGTGCATCATCGCACCAAGTTGGATGAGTTGCATCCGTTTGTCCAAACCCTGACGGTTTCCAATGTCGATGATTGTGTCGAGGTCGAGAATGCTTTCCCCGAGAACGAGCGCTGCTCCCGCGAGAAGGTATGTTTTCTGGTCAATTAGTTCCTCGGAATGCCCTCCTGACCTTCTTCTGTTCTCTGCCAGTTCATCTACCGCCTTACAAAATGCCCTGAATTAAGTCTAGGCCTATTCACCATCCCCATTGTACCAAAGGGCCAACCCAAGCCGCGTCCGACTTTGATCGGTCATATCGTTGCTACGCGGACCTCAACACAACTGGTCACGGACAATGCTATGAAGCTTCCGCCCAACTGGAGGAGTGCACGCGTCGTTACGGAGAATGGAGAGACCATCGGACACGACGAGTATGGCAGCACCATCGCCATCCATTCTCTCGCTGTACTTCCGGAACACCAGGGCAAGCAAGTCGGAAGCACTTTGATGAAGTCATATATCCAGCGGATTAGGGAAGCCGCGATCGCAGAGCGCATCTCCATCATTGCGCATGACCATCTGGTGCCCTTTTACCAGTCTTTTGGGTTCGAGAACCGTGGTCCCAGCAAGTGTCAGTTTGGCGGTGGCGGATGGACTGACCTG of Aspergillus fumigatus Af293 chromosome 2, whole genome shotgun sequence contains these proteins:
- a CDS encoding polyamine acetyltransferase, which produces MAEPTHQTEAKKTMTGFKPLSNAEDYSLPATASDLSPRAEAAVANGLSLETADEDHEEVDEDYVAVDPDEISDFSYWLRRPPVHHRTKLDELHPFVQTLTVSNVDDCVEVENAFPENERCSREKFIYRLTKCPELSLGLFTIPIVPKGQPKPRPTLIGHIVATRTSTQLVTDNAMKLPPNWRSARVVTENGETIGHDEYGSTIAIHSLAVLPEHQGKQVGSTLMKSYIQRIREAAIAERISIIAHDHLVPFYQSFGFENRGPSKCQFGGGGWTDLVSSFLTDYKVYGLLGL